The window TCGCGAAAGCGAGATAAAAACAACCATTTTAACATCACTAAGTCGTAAATTTGCAGCCGCTTATGAGAACAAAAACGAGAAAAAAGAATAAGATCAACGTAATAACTTTAGGTTGTTCTAAGAATGTGTACGATAGCGAGGTGCTGATGGGCCAGTTGAAGGCTAGTGGTAAGGATGTTGTGCATGAGGAAGAAGGTAATATCGTGGTGATCAACACTTGCGGTTTTATCGATAACGCAAAGGAAGAATCTGTGAATACGATTCTTGATTTTGTAGAACGTAAGCAAAATGGTGAGGTAGATCAGGTGTTTGTTTCAGGTTGTTTATCTGAACGATACAAGCCAGATCTTCAAAAAGAAATTCCAGATGTAGACCAGTATTTTGGTACGACAGAATTACCATCACTTTTAAAAGCTCTAGGTGCCGATTATAAGCACGAGCTGATAGGTGAACGAGTAACGACTACACCTAAGAACTATGCGTATTTTAAAATTGCCGAAGGTTGTGATAGACCTTGTTCTTTTTGCGCGATCCCTTTAATGCGTGGTGGACATAAAAGCACACCTATTGAACATTTAGTCATAGAAGCTGAAAAGCTTGCTGCAAATGGTGTCAAAGAATTGATTCTTATCGCACAAGACTTGACTTATTACGGTCTTGATTTATATAAAGAAAGAAGACTAGCTGAGTTATTGCGCGAGCTGGCAAAAGTAGAAGGAATCGAATGGATCAGAATGCATTATGCGTTCCCAACAGGTTTCCCGTTAGATGTTCTCGATGTAATGAAGAGCGAGCCTAAGGTGTGTAATTATCTAGATATTCCATTGCAGCATATATCTACACCAGTTTTGAAGTCTATGCGTCGTGGTACTACATTTGAAAAAACCAACGCTCTTCTAGAAAAATTCAGAACACTTGTTCCTGAAATGGCGATACGTACGACTCTAATCGTAGGTTATCCAGGAGAAACAGAAGAAGATTTTGAAATCTTAAAGCAATGGGTAAAAGACCAGCGTTTTGAGCGAATGGGATGTTTTACGTATTCGCATGAAGAAAATACTCATGCTTACAAGCTAGAAGATGATGTTCCTGCTGAGGTAAAGCAAGAACGTGCTAATGAGATCATGGAAATTCAATCGCAAATTTCTTGGGAATTGAACCAGCAGAAGATAGGTCAAGAGTTTAGAGTGATGATTGATCGCAAACGTGGTAACCATTTTGTAGGTCGTACGGAGTTTGATAGTCCAGATGTAGATAATGAAGTCCTGATCAATGCTGAGCAACATTACTTATCAGTTGGTTCTTTTGTTAATGTAAAAATTACCGAAGCTGAAGATTTTGATCTGTTTGCAGTTCCTGTTGAGGAGTAGATAATCAGAAAGGAATTTATACACAAAATCAAAAGGGGCGGAATTAATTCCGCCCCTTTTGATTCTTATAATGTTTTTAAATTCTAATTAGCCGCAATTTGCTCACTTAATTCCAGCCACTCCATTTCTAGATCTTCTAGTTGAGATTTTGTTTTTTCTAGCTGTATGGAGTTTTCAGTCATTTGATCTGGATGAATCTCAGGATCAAGGAAACTGTCTTGTAGTTTTTTCTTAGTTTCTTCTAACTGTTTGATTTTATTTTCCATTCTAGAAAGCATTTTTTGTTGCTCTCTTGTTGGACCAGAGGTAGGAGTTACCGTTTTTACCACTTCTTTTTTTACTGGCGCAGGTTTTGCTTCTTCGGCCTCTTTATCTAGTGCCATGTCTGTATTACCTACGTAGGCTCTAAAGTCGCTGTAATTCCCAGGGAAATCGGTAATATTTCCAGATTGATTAAAGACAAATAAATGATCCACAATCTTATCCATAAAGTAACGGTCGTGACTTACTACTATAATACATCCAGGGAAATCCATTAAGAAATTCTCTAAGACATTTAGAGTAGGAATGTCGAGATCGTTAGTAGGTTCATCAAGAATCAAGAAATTAGGGTTTTGAATCAAAACAGTACATAAATACAGTCGTTTCTTTTCTCCACCGCTCAACTTCTCTACAAAGTCGTGTTTCTTTTTATTGTCAAAAAGGAATCGCTCCAGTAGCTGACTCGCACTAATGATCTTTCCCTT is drawn from Nonlabens dokdonensis DSW-6 and contains these coding sequences:
- the rimO gene encoding 30S ribosomal protein S12 methylthiotransferase RimO, producing MRTKTRKKNKINVITLGCSKNVYDSEVLMGQLKASGKDVVHEEEGNIVVINTCGFIDNAKEESVNTILDFVERKQNGEVDQVFVSGCLSERYKPDLQKEIPDVDQYFGTTELPSLLKALGADYKHELIGERVTTTPKNYAYFKIAEGCDRPCSFCAIPLMRGGHKSTPIEHLVIEAEKLAANGVKELILIAQDLTYYGLDLYKERRLAELLRELAKVEGIEWIRMHYAFPTGFPLDVLDVMKSEPKVCNYLDIPLQHISTPVLKSMRRGTTFEKTNALLEKFRTLVPEMAIRTTLIVGYPGETEEDFEILKQWVKDQRFERMGCFTYSHEENTHAYKLEDDVPAEVKQERANEIMEIQSQISWELNQQKIGQEFRVMIDRKRGNHFVGRTEFDSPDVDNEVLINAEQHYLSVGSFVNVKITEAEDFDLFAVPVEE